The following proteins come from a genomic window of Methanothermobacter thermautotrophicus:
- a CDS encoding DUF5814 domain-containing protein — protein MIVLNRRKRSVDFIPAGNPKKVLNTRRKPGYWGRIKIRSTDSGPKISRFTVERDERETVRKPSEALKLLKKQAVILTGRDPEIEDLLSSYGIRYRYARVCQHCLHEGYLTIVSSRSSTVHAGQVICSRCVDELIKRELKFAGMDRSTFRNFRRLIRRGVSLDKILEMMSPRFDPLENHELTRYDTVTSGSDRTPRVPVDKLAIPEKFKRMLKREGNTVLRPVQVLAVDAGLLDGEDIMVVSATASGKTLIAELAGIPRAMGGEKFIYLTPLVALANQKYRDFRRRYSPLKLETAIKVGMSRIKARDELRIPETDVSKADIVVGTYEGMDYILRAGRSDILGDAGVVVIDEIHTLEDEERGSRLKGMIKRIRRLFPEAQIIALSATVKNTREVASEFGLKLVEYERRPVPLERHLVFSRGEEDKKNLILRLAEREFSTESEKGFRGQTIIFTNSRRKTRLIADYLTRRGVRAAAYHAGLSYRERQRIERAFASQELAAIVTTAALAAGVDFPASQVVFETLLMGNRWLMPNEFAQMLGRAGRPSYHDRGVVYVLAEIGMEFDGESEEAMALKLLESGPDPVDVNYTEEDVLENLLADITSGAVSSESEIAPDPSWPLDPEGALEILESHGMIVRDGGLRATRYGMAVSKSFIGVADAEYIRGNLKGSSRGPLDIALELEPFEGAYLSGRLHRAFSRAAGSRFSMNLMADSTLDILSDGDNLVKLDSKLQEAVLNLQMDFLSCECRDRPFCGCIQRRLSEHVIAERISGRDPVEISRSLLSRYQIHAYPGDIFSWLDTTIRTLESIGRIASAFKRKKAAGECSRIIKSIEAGRRI, from the coding sequence ATGATAGTTTTAAACAGAAGGAAAAGGTCAGTTGATTTTATACCCGCAGGAAACCCAAAGAAGGTCCTCAACACGCGCAGAAAACCGGGTTACTGGGGCAGAATCAAAATCAGGAGCACAGATTCCGGGCCCAAGATATCACGCTTCACTGTTGAAAGGGATGAACGCGAAACCGTCAGGAAACCATCGGAGGCCCTTAAATTATTGAAGAAGCAGGCAGTTATTCTAACAGGACGTGACCCGGAGATTGAGGATCTTCTCTCATCCTATGGCATCAGGTACCGGTATGCAAGGGTATGCCAGCACTGCCTCCATGAGGGCTACCTCACAATTGTAAGTTCAAGGTCCTCGACGGTGCACGCCGGCCAGGTAATATGTTCAAGATGCGTTGACGAGCTCATAAAGAGGGAGCTTAAATTTGCAGGTATGGACAGATCAACATTCAGGAACTTCAGGAGACTTATCCGGCGCGGTGTAAGCCTTGATAAGATACTGGAGATGATGTCCCCCCGCTTCGATCCCCTTGAGAACCATGAACTGACCCGCTATGATACCGTGACATCCGGCTCAGACAGGACCCCCCGCGTGCCGGTTGATAAACTTGCAATCCCTGAAAAATTTAAGAGGATGCTTAAAAGGGAGGGTAACACTGTGCTGAGGCCTGTACAGGTCCTTGCAGTGGATGCGGGGCTCCTTGACGGCGAGGACATCATGGTAGTATCTGCAACTGCAAGCGGAAAGACCCTCATAGCGGAACTTGCAGGCATACCCAGGGCAATGGGGGGTGAAAAATTCATATACCTCACACCCCTGGTAGCCCTGGCCAACCAGAAGTACCGGGACTTCAGAAGGAGATACTCACCCCTCAAACTCGAAACAGCCATAAAGGTGGGTATGAGCCGTATAAAGGCAAGGGATGAACTCAGAATCCCGGAGACAGATGTGAGCAAGGCTGACATAGTGGTGGGAACCTATGAGGGTATGGACTACATCCTGAGGGCAGGGAGGTCAGACATCCTGGGGGATGCTGGCGTGGTTGTCATTGATGAGATCCACACCCTTGAGGATGAGGAGAGGGGTTCAAGGCTCAAGGGGATGATAAAGCGCATAAGGAGGCTCTTCCCGGAGGCCCAGATAATAGCACTCTCTGCAACCGTGAAGAACACACGGGAGGTTGCCTCCGAGTTCGGCCTTAAACTGGTTGAGTATGAAAGGAGACCGGTCCCCCTTGAGAGGCACCTAGTATTCTCTAGGGGTGAGGAGGACAAGAAGAACCTCATACTAAGGCTTGCTGAGAGGGAATTCTCCACAGAATCAGAGAAGGGCTTTCGCGGCCAGACAATAATCTTCACAAATTCCCGCAGAAAGACGAGGCTCATTGCAGATTACCTGACACGCAGGGGTGTGAGGGCCGCAGCTTACCATGCAGGTTTATCCTACAGGGAAAGGCAGCGCATAGAAAGGGCCTTCGCATCCCAGGAACTCGCAGCAATAGTCACAACTGCCGCCCTCGCCGCTGGGGTGGATTTTCCAGCATCACAGGTCGTCTTTGAAACACTTCTCATGGGAAACAGGTGGCTCATGCCCAACGAATTTGCACAGATGCTTGGAAGGGCCGGCAGACCATCCTACCATGACCGCGGCGTCGTATATGTCCTTGCAGAGATTGGGATGGAATTTGATGGTGAGTCAGAGGAGGCCATGGCACTCAAACTCCTTGAAAGCGGCCCTGACCCGGTGGATGTGAATTACACAGAGGAGGATGTCCTTGAGAACCTCCTGGCAGACATAACCTCCGGTGCTGTCAGTTCAGAATCTGAGATCGCTCCTGACCCTTCATGGCCCCTGGACCCGGAGGGAGCACTTGAAATCCTTGAATCCCATGGTATGATAGTGAGGGATGGGGGCCTCCGCGCCACCAGATACGGTATGGCGGTCTCAAAGTCATTCATAGGGGTGGCCGATGCCGAGTACATAAGGGGCAACCTTAAGGGGTCTTCCAGGGGGCCCCTTGACATTGCACTGGAGCTGGAACCCTTTGAGGGAGCATATCTATCAGGGAGGTTGCACCGTGCCTTCAGCAGGGCGGCCGGGTCAAGGTTCTCAATGAATCTGATGGCGGATTCAACCCTTGATATACTCTCAGATGGAGATAACCTTGTGAAGCTTGACAGTAAACTTCAGGAGGCTGTTCTTAACCTGCAGATGGATTTCCTATCCTGTGAATGCAGGGACAGACCATTCTGTGGGTGCATCCAGCGTAGACTATCCGAACATGTTATAGCAGAGCGTATCAGTGGCAGGGATCCGGTGGAGATAAGCAGAAGCCTTCTATCCAGATACCAGATTCATGCCTACCCGGGGGATATCTTCAGCTGGCTTGATACCACCATCAGGACCCTTGAGTCCATAGGGAGGATCGCCAGCGCATTTAAGCGAAAAAAAGCTGCAGGGGAATGTTCTAGAATTATAAAGTCTATTGAGGCAGGTAGAAGAATCTGA